The following proteins are encoded in a genomic region of Phragmites australis chromosome 9, lpPhrAust1.1, whole genome shotgun sequence:
- the LOC133928688 gene encoding uncharacterized protein LOC133928688 codes for MTSSPASTNLLPSATAVSLLPCRVSPRLYCAGGGALTWRRGSRLAVVRAASAEAAAPTYTSDSLILYFKAEGFMDERVIPKITESLEGMEGVKDLEVLIEEGIASVVLTKETTVQATGVASNLVEAIQGAGFKLQTLSLSFDDFDEATTGAGGDGEPSE; via the exons atgacgtcgtcgccggcctccaCCAACCTGCTCCCCTCCGCAACTGCGGTATCCCTCCTCCCATGCCGCGTCTCCCCGCGGCTCTACTGCGCCGGCGGCGGAGCTCTGACTTGGAGAAGAGGGAGCCGCCTGGCGGTGGTGCGCGCGGCCagcgcggaggcggcggcgcccaCCTACACCTCCGACTCCCTCATCCTCTACTTCAAAGCGGAGGGCTTCATGGACGAGAGGGTCATTCCCAAGATCACCGAATCTCTTGAG GGTATGGAGGGGGTCAAGGATCTGGAGGTGCTCATTGAAGAAGGCATTGCAAGTGTTGTG TTAACAAAGGAGACAACGGTGCAAGCTACCGGAGTGGCCTCTAACCTAGTGGAAGCCATCCAGGGAGCTGGGTTCAAGCTGCAAACACTAAGCCTCAGCTTTGACGATTTCGACGAGGCAACAACAGGAGCAGGAGGTGATGGCGAACCCAGCGAGTGA
- the LOC133928025 gene encoding protein FAR1-RELATED SEQUENCE 9-like, translated as MDKASGTIGPYLSSNQELKDEFTDCINYRVTPEEFEAKWDAMINKHDLGDIQHFQHLYSIRKSFVQAYYMHCFYPFLQSTQRSEGFNAVLKRYVNPNLSILLFVKQYEKIQQKCLVAQDGQDFRTDDNERHTWSKYPIEKYASTVYTKGIFYKFSKEFEKIAEYDVQEHKVPYQYKLVPNDKFVEDYGTRSYIVTAIEEETSYYCECSKFDRDGIICCHIMKILIRFGVKTLPERYILKRWTQQAIPVDTDMSADANISADIVASGMSLQNKKTLRFSNLASALANFAREGSNSDDAHSIVTKHIEMMQSELADLKKRKSKRKKTTVVPSNDFGVANVSQPLSNAATTTSPPGHGTTATMSTPNPNVPAPTDFQDALYPDSSRLVRNPPRSVTKGRKKSKRLSNGKNVQPKRKNKCNICHSENHNAAKCPGKITKRIPSKEMQLFT; from the coding sequence ATGGATAAAGCTTCTGGAACAATTGGTCCATACCTTTCATCTAATCAAGAATTGAAGGATGAGTTTACAGACTGTATTAACTACAGGGTAACACCTGAAGAATTTGAGGCGAAATGGGATGCTATGATTAATAAGCATGACCTGGGGGACATACAGCATTTTCAGCATTTGTATAGCATCAGAAAGAGTTTTGTTCAAGCATACTATATGCATTGTTTCTATCCTTTCCTTCAATCAACTCAGAGAAGTGAAGGGTTTAATGCAGTGCTGAAGAGATATGTGAATCCAAACTTATCAATACTGTTATTTGTGAAACAGTATGAGAAAATTCAGCAAAAGTGCCTTGTTGCTCAGGATGGTCAGGATTTTAGGACTGATGATAATGAACGGCACACATGGTCAAAGTACCCTATCGAGAAATATGCTTCAACTGTGTACACAAAAGGTATTTTCTATAAATTCTCAAAGGAATTTGAAAAGATTGCAGAATATGATGTGCAGGAGCATAAAGTGCCCTACCAATACAAGCTAGTACCGAATGACAAATTTGTTGAAGACTATGGGACTAGGTCATATATTGTGACAGCAATTGAAGAAGAAACAAGTTACTATTGTGAGTGCAGCAAGTTTGATAGGGATGGGATAATTTGCTGCCacatcatgaagattttgatcAGATTTGGTGTGAAGACCCTGCCTGAAAGATACATATTGAAAAGATGGACACAACAAGCAATTCCTGTTGACACAGATATGTCTGCTGATGCAAACATTTCTGCTGATATTGTGGCTAGTGGTATGTCTTTGCAGAACAAGAAAACACTGAGATTCAGCAACCTTGCTTCTGCACTTGCAAATTTTGCACGTGAAGGTTCAAATTCAGATGATGCTCATTCTATTGTTACTAAGCACATCGAAATGATGCAATCTGAACTTGCAGATctaaagaagaggaagagtaagaggaagaagacaactGTTGTTCCTAGCAATGACTTTGGTGTTGCAAATGTATCTCAGCCTCTTTCTAATGCAGCTACGACAACTTCACCTCCTGGTCATGGCACTACAGCTACTATGTCTACTCCTAACCCAAATGTACCTGCTCCTACAGATTTTCAAGATGCTTTATATCCTGATAGTTCAAGATTAGTAAGGAATCCACCAAGATCAGTAACTAAAGGGAGGAAGAAGTCAAAAAGGTTGTCTAACGGGAAGAATGTgcaaccaaagagaaagaacaaATGCAACATTTGTCACTCTGAGAATCACAATGCTGCAAAATGTCCTGGAAAAATAACTAAAAGAATTCCAAGCAAGGAGATGCAGCTATTCACATGA